In the Mycosarcoma maydis chromosome 6, whole genome shotgun sequence genome, one interval contains:
- a CDS encoding putative nucleoside diphosphate kinase, whose amino-acid sequence MATEQTYIMIKPDGVQRGIVGEIIKRFENRGYKIAALKMVHASEEHLEKHYKDLKGKKFFPGLIKYMASGPVVCIVFEGKDAVKTGRVLLGATNPLDSAPGTIRGDFAIDVGRNVCHGSDSVESAKAEIALWFGEQNPTIQYTRAVDSWIYE is encoded by the exons ATGGCTACTGAGCAGA CTTACATTATGATCAAGCCCGACGGCGTGCAGCGCGGTATTGTCGGAGAGATCATCAAGCGCTTTGAGAACCGTGGCTACAAGATTGCAGCGCTCAAGATGGTGCACGCCTCTGAGGAGCACCTCGAAAAGCACTACAAGGACCTCAAGGGTAAGAAGTTCTTCCCCGGCCTTATCAAGTACATGGCTTCCGGCCCcgtcgtctgcatcgtcttcgaAGGCAAGGACGCCGTCAAGACCGGCCGTGTCCTTCTCGGCGCCACCAACCCGCTCGACTCTGCCCCCGGAACCATCCGTGGCGActtcgccatcgacgtcggTCGCAACGTCTGCCACGGCTCCGACAGCGTCGAGAGCGCTAAGGCCGAAATCGCCCTCTGGTTCGGCGAGCAGAACCCCACCATCCAGTACACCCGCGCCGTCGACTCCTGGATCTACGAGTAA
- a CDS encoding uncharacterized protein (related to THO complex subunit 3), with the protein MSLSLYPTVSSSKTINGLPWSLASSFRERNISLPNFAQLRTKELRSGHRQSVRGLGWSVDGRKLATCGADRTVRIWVPERSIDHRASTELRGHADSVDQLVWNPVLADVLATASADKTVRIWDTRVKASQGASTTIGTPGSNINISYHPSGKYLAVGDKTDTVSIVDTRTHSIVHTVCTRRATPPADSTCTQSTVLNSHDEINELAFSADGSLLLLSSGSGSIHIHHTDSSPQPYARIHSHPAHTANVFCLQPDPLSRYIATASSDSMISLWHSTEYVSLKMLTTLAFPARAIGFSFDGELLAAGGEDAFITINATSPSIVGNDELATIALGPGTMINTLAWHPSKYVLAYAGDEAQQKDTGTVRVFNL; encoded by the coding sequence atgtcgctctcgctctaCCCGACCGTGTCGTCATCCAAGACAATCAACGGTCTGCCTTGGTCGCTCGCGAGCTCATTTCGGGAACGCAACATCAGCCTGCCTAACTTTGCGCAACTGCGCACCAAGGAGCTTCGATCGGGACATCGACAATCGGTTCGCGGGCTGGGGTGGTCGGTGGATGGTCGCAAGCTCGCTACGTGCGGTGCAGATCGGACGGTGCGCATCTGGGTTCCAGAGAGGTCGATTGACCATCGGGCGAGTACGGAGCTGCGCGGGCATGCGGATAGCGTGGATCAGCTCGTGTGGAATCCGGTGCTGGCGGATGTGCTGGCTACGGCAAGCGCGGATAAGACGGTGAGGATATGGGATACGCGCGTCAAAGCCAGTCAAGGCGCGTCAACGACGATCGGTACGCCTGGATccaacatcaacatcaGCTACCATCCGTCGGGCAAGTACTTGGCGGTGGGCGATAAGACGGATACGGTGTCGATTGTGGATACCCGCACGCACTCGATTGTGCATACGGTGTGCACACGTCGTGCAACGCCACCGGCAGATTCGACTTGCACGCAAAGCACCGTGCTCAATAGTCacgacgagatcaacgaACTCGCATTTTCAGCCGACGGCtcgctgctcctcctctcgTCTGGCTCCGGCTCGATCCATATTCACCACACCGATTCCTCACCTCAACCGTACGCGAGGATCCATTCGCATCCCGCACATACAGCCAACGTCTTCTGCTTGCAACCCGACCCGCTCTCGCGCTACATCGCTACCGCttcgagcgactcgatgATCTCGCTCTGGCACTCGACCGAATACGTCTCACTAAAAATGCTCACCACTCTCGCGTTCCCCGCTCGCGCTATCGGCTTCAGCTTTGacggcgagctgctcgccgcAGGCGGAGAAGACGCGttcatcaccatcaacgCTACCTCGCCCAGCATTGTCGGTAACGACGAGCTAGCTACCATCGCGCTAGGCCCAGGCACCATGATCAACACGCTCGCTTGGCATCCCTCCAAGTACGTGCTCGCCTACGCTGGCGATGAGGCGCAGCAAAAGGATACGGGCACAGTCAGGGTTTTCAACCTCTGA
- a CDS encoding uncharacterized protein (related to GCY1 - putative NADP(+) coupled glycerol dehydrogenase / hypothetical protein), translating to MYASSVRRSANFTLANGAQIPKLGFGTWKMSKEQATPAVAHAIKTGYRHIDCAWAYRNEDAVAAGIKKAGVPRSQLWLTSKLWNSFHHPEHVEKALDASLKDLGTDYLDLYLMHWPVAFLNSKGSMVPSIRSTGGHPVESEDLSRDFMATYRVMEEMVKKGKVRNIGVSNFNIRRTSEVVDEASIKPVVNQVEVNLGVHNEELRNYAHAHGVTLQAYSPFGSNQNVAKSLEDPVVVDVAQRNNITPAQVLLAWTLGRDIIPISKSVTPERIEENFRVLDIQLAEEEIKHLTNEALSRPIERTVDPTEGWGVADEIFEDGVDQTREMELKGGSYVPPPAHESPAEHRLEPRNDPETPARMLHTAAHPLASSSRSTLVSRRRTAVQAKSSSSFFRGFATTSRVAAVAEVAPPSASEAPAVSESALLRTTSKSALATPGLKFLDGEQRIERETKKMNMYTVRRMSTSTTTQASVRASARVTATSSAVKPTTRKYPAKKSFLYEKYLRLLSDSQMVLVLQHNNLSVAELAQVRSDIAAINLAEGQTSKASLTVVRAGLIKAVTRQLSEKNAAMKSLQPALSGPIALLTCEHLTPAYLSALLNVVDRALGHVPPRAPAVGAKFPETAVANPRLVPLAAVLEGKRLLHVPQTRDVGRIGGLDQLRSQIVGLLSAPAQQLAHVLTHASGQQLAMTLEARKRDLEAKQ from the exons ATGTACGCCTCTTCCGTCCGAAGGTCTGCCAACTTCACCTTGGCCAATGGTGCCCAGATTCCCAAATTGGGCTTTGGCACCTGGAAGATGTCCAAGGAGCAGGCCACCCCGGCTGTCGCTCACGCCATAAAGACTGGCTACCGTCACATTG ACTGCGCTTGGGCTTACCGAAACGAGGATGCTGTCGCCGCCGGTATCAAGAAGGCTGGTGTTCCTCGATCTCAGTTGTGGCTCACCAGCAAGCTCTGGAACAGCTTTCACCATCCAGAGCACGTTGAAAAG GCACTCGACGCTTCCCTCAAGGATCTCGGCACAGACTACCTCGACTTGTACCTCATGCACTGGCCTGTAGCCTTCCTCAACTCCAAGGGCTCTATGGTTCCCTCCATTCGCAGCACCGGTGGTCACCCCGTCGAGAGCGAAGACCTCTCTCGTGACTTTATGGCCACCTACCGCGTCATGGAGGAAATGgtcaagaagggcaaggTTCGCAACATTGGTGTCAGCAACTTCAACATCCGTCGTACCAGCGAGGTGGTTGACGAGGCTTCCATCAAGCCCGTCGTCAACCAGGTCGAGGTCAACCTCGGTGTCCACAACGAGGAGCTTCGCAACTATGCGCACGCCCACGGTGTCACCCTGCAGGCTTACTCGCCCTTTGGCTCGAACCAGAACGTTGCCAAGTCGCTTGAGGACcccgtcgtcgtcgacgtagCTCAAAGGAACAATATCACGCCTGCTCAGGTGCTGCTCGCCTGGACTCTCGGTAGGGACATCATCCCCATCAGCAAGAGCGTTACCcccgagcgcatcgaggaGAACTTCCGCGTGCTCGACATCCAGcttgccgaggaagagatCAAGCACCTCACCAACGAGGCGCTCAGCCGTCCTATCGAGAGGACTGTTGATCCCACCGAAGGTTGGGGCGTTGCCGACGAAATCTTTGAGGATGGTGTCGACCAGACGCGAGAAATGGAGCTCAAGGGCGGCTCGTACGTGCCACCTCCCGCCCACGAGTCGCCTGCCGAGCACCGTCTCGAGCCACGTAACGACCCCGAGACGCCCGCTCGCATGTTGCACACGGCCGCGCACCCTCttgcctcgtcgtcgcgctccacgctcgtcAGCCGCCGACGCACAGCGGTGCAGGccaagtcgtcgtcgtcgttcttCCGAGGCTTTGCCACCACGAGCCGAGTCGCCGCTGTCGCCGAAGTCGCTCCGCCGAGCGCATCCGAGGCACCTGCGGTCAGCGAGAGTGCACTGCTGCGCACCACATCCAAGTCGGCGCTCGCCACGCCAGGACTCAAATTCTTGGACGGAGAACAGAGAATCGAGAGAGAAACCAAAAAGATGAATATGTACACGGTGCGTAGAATGTCCACTTCGACCACGACCCAAGCTTCCGTTCGCGCATCTGCGCGCGTGACAGCCACCTCGTCGGCAGTCAAGCCGACGACGCGAAAGTACCCAGCGAAAAAGTCATTTCTGTACGAAAAGTACCTGCGCCTGCTCAGCGATAGCCAGAtggtgcttgtgctgcagcacaaCAATCTGTCagttgccgagctcgcgcAAGTGCGTTCGGATATTGCAGCTATCAACCTGGCCGAGGGCCAGACGTCGAAAGCTTCGCTCACTGTTGTGCGCGCCGGTCTGATCAAGGCGGTCACGCGGCAGCTGTCGGAGAAGAACGCGGCGATGAAGTCGTTGCAGCCTGCGTTGAGCGGGCCGATCGCTTTGCTGACATGCGAACATCTTACCCCTGCGTATCTCAGTGCGCTGCTTAATGTGGTAGACCGGGCGCTGGGCCATGTACCTCCTCGAGCACCCGCTGTGGGAGCCAAGTTCCCCGAGACCGCGGTAGCCAACCCGAGGTTGGTGCCGCTTGCCGCGGTGCTCGAGGGTAAGAGGTTGCTGCACGTGCCTCAGACGCGAGATGTGGGCAGGATCGGCGGTCTGGACCAGCTTAGGTCGCAGATCGTTGGCCTGCTCAGCGCGCCCGCGCAACAGTTGGCGCATGTGCTCACTCACGCTAGCGgccagcagcttgcgatgacgctcgaagctcgaaagCGCGATCTGGAAGCCAAGCAGTAG
- a CDS encoding putative branched-chain alpha-keto acid dehydrogenase subunit e1-beta has translation MFGRDRVFNTPLSEQGIVGFGIGMADMGHTVIAEIQFSDYIFPAFDQLVNEAAKYNYRSGGQFDVGRLTVRAPCQGVGHGALYHSQSVEQFFMGVPGLKVVVPRSAVQAKGLLAASVREPNPVVFLEPKMLYRSSVEEVPLDDFSLPLSKADVVMSGQDVTLVSWGAPLYACEQALSLLRNPPNSISQHIPLSIRDAKVELIDLRTILPWDRETLVQSVAKTGRCVIVHEAPVTAGVGAEIAAEVQKNCFLHLESPILRVGGWDTPFPHVGELFYKPDAIRIADALVKCLTY, from the coding sequence ATGTTTGGGCGCGATCGCGTGTTCAATACGCCGTTGAGCGAGCAGGGGATTGTGGGCTTTGGGATTGGCATGGCGGATATGGGGCATACGGTGATTGCAGAGATCCAATTTTCAGACTACATCTTTCCGGCATTTGATCAGTTGGTGAACGAGGCGGCCAAGTACAACTATCGATCGGGAGGCCAGTTTGACGTGGGCAGGTTGACGGTACGCGCGCCTTGTCAGGGGGTTGGACATGGTGCGTTGTATCATAGCcagagcgtcgagcagttTTTCATGGGTGTGCCTGGCCTGAAGGTGGTAGTTCCCAGAAGTGCCGTGCAGGCGAAAGGCTTGTTGGCGGCTAGTGTAAGGGAGCCGAATCCCGTGGTGTTTTTGGAGCCAAAGATGCTCTATAGGAGTTCCGTCGAGGAGGTGCCACTGGACGATTTCAGCTTGCCATTGAGCAAGGCTGACGTGGTTATGAGCGGCCAAGATGTTACCTTGGTTTCGTGGGGTGCTCCGCTGTATGCgtgcgagcaagcgctctCGCTTTTGCGAAACCCACCCAACTCGATCAGCCAACACATTCCTCTCTCGATCCGCGACGCCAAGGTAGAACTCATCGATCTACGTACCATCCTGCCCTGGGATCGAGAGACGCTCGTTCAGTCGGTCGCCAAAACCGGCCGATGTGTCATTGTCCACGAAGCTCCTGTGACCGCCGGTGTCGGAGCTGAGATCGCCGCCGAGGTGCAGAAGAACTGCTTCCTTCACCTGGAATCACCTATCCTGCGCGTCGGAGGCTGGGACACCCCCTTCCCTCATGTCGGCGAGCTGTTCTACAAGCCTGACGCAATCAGGAtcgccgatgcgctcgtcaagTGTTTGACCTATTGA